GAGGCGGGGGTGGCCAGGGCGGCGGAGGAGGAGCAGGAGTAAATGAGGCATCGCAAGAAGGGCCGGCATTTCTCGCGCACTGCGGAGCATCGAGGGCTGATGCTGCGCAACATGGCCTCTGCCCTCTTTCTGCACGGCCGGATCGAAACCACGCTGGCCAAGGCCAAGGAGCTGCGCCGCTTTGCCGAGCCGCTGATCACCAAGGCCAAGCGTGGGGATCTGCATGCCCGGCGACTGGTCGCGCGCCGCATCACGGACGGCGCCGCCCTGTCCAGGCTGTTCGACGAACTGGCCCCCCGGTACGCCCAGCGGCCGGGTGGCTACACTCGAGTGCGCCACCTGGGGCACCGCCCCGGCGATGCCGCCGACATGGCCATTATCGAGCTGGTGGACTGACGCGATGGGACGACGCCCACGAGCACTGCGGTTCGGCGCGCTTCCTGCCCCGGCCGCGCTGCGCCTGGGCGCCGCAATGCTTCTGGCTGGCGCGGGGTGCGAAGCCCGGGACGGCGGTGGCGCTGAGGAGACCGAGGCGGTCGCCGTGGCGCCGGGCGAGCTGGTCAGCGACGCGGCCCACTATGCGGGGCAACCGATCCGGCTCGAGCGGGTCGCCGTGGCCAGTCGACTGGGGCCCGGCCAGGCCTTCTGGATCCGGCTTCCCGGCGATGTGCCGTAT
This is a stretch of genomic DNA from Gemmatimonadota bacterium. It encodes these proteins:
- the rplQ gene encoding 50S ribosomal protein L17; translated protein: MRHRKKGRHFSRTAEHRGLMLRNMASALFLHGRIETTLAKAKELRRFAEPLITKAKRGDLHARRLVARRITDGAALSRLFDELAPRYAQRPGGYTRVRHLGHRPGDAADMAIIELVD